Proteins found in one Carassius auratus strain Wakin chromosome 42, ASM336829v1, whole genome shotgun sequence genomic segment:
- the LOC113060301 gene encoding dynein regulatory complex protein 8-like: MKYEQEEQVMSGLSGDARRVKSLCFVKFAEILLLESIITETQKRISNAFDVFDHECNKTVDVREIGTIILSLGCFPSEAELHDIIAELEDEEPAGFVRYEKFLPTMTKILLEHKFRPITEDLLLQAFKVLDPQKNGHLEPEELTKYLTQEGESFTQEEIDEMLSAAVDPDKNVILYKDFVSMMTFDDTR, from the exons ATGAAATATGAACAGGAAGAGCAGGTTATGAGCGGACTATCCGGAGACGCTCGACGCG TAAAATCgctttgttttgtaaaatttgctgaaatactTTTGTTAGAATCCATTATAACAGAAACTCAGAAAAGGATAAGTAATGCATTTGACGTGTTTGATCACGAATGCAACAAGACTGTTGATGTCAG AGAAATAGGCACCATTATCCTCTCACTTGGCTGTTTTCCATCGGAAGCTGAATTACATGATATCATTGCTGAG CTAGAAGATGAAGAGCCCGCTGGGTTTGTGCGCTATGAGAAGTTTCTTCCAACTATGACTAAGATCCTGCTTGAGCACAA GTTCCGTCCTATTACAGAAGACCTGCTCCTTCAGGCCTTTAAG GTGTTAGATCCACAGAAAAATGGCCACTTGGAACCAGAGGAACTGACCAAATATTTAACACAAGAAG GAGAGTCCTTCACACAGGAAGAGATAGATGAAATGCTGTCTGCAGCTGTTGATCCTGATAAGAATGTCATTCTCTACAAGGACTTTGTGAGCATGATGACCTTTGATGACACTCGATGA